In one Nocardioides sp. NBC_00368 genomic region, the following are encoded:
- a CDS encoding DUF3488 and transglutaminase-like domain-containing protein — MKKHQAVDGLLLFLLGTIAFLGFDDTYAGWTYLVAGVAGLLLGILIAFVGRGQPVVVLAVGLLAAFFVLGGAVALHGIGDLSFLPVPDTIGTLADNSVHGWKRLLTTLPPVDGGALLTIPYILGLVAGCVGFALAVRVKAALPPVLVAFALMAGVILLGVQDPSKTALLGALFGAIAITWLCIRGMRARALAAGGGRRLSRTAIGAALCLGAAGLAFLGGPLLPGLAPERTVLRGEIEPPFNVGQYPSPLAGFRVYTKGYQTPEDDRRLYEKELFTVSGLPEGTRVRVAAMDSYDGTVWRAANDSGETEGPDDTFQKISSTLRNPLADGKQVRGTITIGEDFGGVWVPLPTALTHISFDGPDSDSFRYNLATSTGVLPSALKPGDSYSFTASVDDEKVSKKSEPWSGGSPIGDEAAQFQALAAEYAGGGDSPITNALAVAEKLKAEGTYTDGEPPNQQYPAGHSLRRLADFTAKGGQLAGNDEQYAALMAVLANQVGVPARVVLGAVVGSDGVVQGKDMHAWVELRMSDGSWATLDWSEFMNTEKPPEQNAPQPEELVTGKVVPPPAPVRPPATSGDPLDESVNQKANSRPDGFTLPGWLIAVFTYVGIPLLLIAAVCGAIIGAKIWRRHRRRTRGTPVARLSGGWRETIDHARDFGVGVPVGATRREQASVLATSPGLDGAPGLALLTDNTMFGEAGPDDAEVAAFWEQVGTLRSSVSESRTRWQRIRAAINPLSLLPARLWRKR, encoded by the coding sequence ATGAAGAAGCACCAGGCCGTCGACGGCCTCCTCCTCTTCCTGCTCGGCACCATCGCCTTCCTCGGGTTCGACGACACCTACGCCGGCTGGACCTACCTCGTCGCCGGTGTCGCGGGGCTCCTGCTCGGGATCCTCATCGCCTTCGTCGGTCGCGGCCAGCCGGTGGTCGTGCTGGCCGTCGGGCTCCTGGCCGCCTTCTTCGTGCTCGGTGGCGCGGTCGCGCTGCACGGCATCGGCGACCTCTCCTTCCTCCCGGTCCCGGACACGATCGGCACCCTCGCCGACAACTCCGTGCACGGCTGGAAGCGGCTGCTGACCACGCTCCCGCCGGTCGACGGCGGGGCGCTGCTGACGATCCCCTACATCCTCGGCCTGGTCGCCGGCTGTGTCGGCTTCGCGCTCGCCGTGCGGGTCAAGGCGGCGCTGCCGCCGGTGCTCGTCGCGTTCGCGCTGATGGCCGGGGTGATCCTGCTCGGCGTTCAGGACCCGTCCAAGACCGCCCTGCTCGGCGCGCTCTTCGGGGCGATCGCGATCACCTGGCTCTGCATCCGCGGCATGCGGGCCCGTGCCCTCGCCGCAGGCGGTGGCCGTCGGCTCTCGCGGACCGCGATCGGCGCCGCACTGTGCCTCGGCGCAGCCGGGCTGGCCTTCCTCGGCGGGCCGCTGCTGCCGGGTCTCGCGCCCGAGCGCACCGTGCTGCGCGGCGAGATCGAGCCGCCCTTCAACGTCGGGCAGTACCCCTCGCCCCTGGCCGGCTTCCGGGTCTACACCAAGGGCTACCAGACCCCGGAGGACGACCGCCGGCTCTACGAGAAGGAGCTGTTCACCGTCTCGGGCCTGCCCGAGGGGACGCGCGTCCGGGTCGCCGCGATGGATTCCTACGACGGCACCGTCTGGCGCGCGGCCAACGACTCCGGCGAGACCGAGGGCCCCGACGACACCTTCCAGAAGATCAGCTCGACCCTGCGCAACCCGCTCGCCGACGGCAAGCAGGTGCGCGGGACGATCACGATCGGGGAGGACTTCGGCGGCGTCTGGGTGCCTCTGCCGACCGCGCTCACCCACATCTCCTTCGACGGCCCCGACTCAGACTCGTTCCGCTACAACCTGGCCACGTCGACCGGTGTGCTGCCGTCCGCGCTGAAGCCGGGCGACTCCTACTCCTTCACCGCCTCGGTGGATGACGAGAAGGTGAGCAAGAAGAGCGAGCCGTGGTCGGGCGGATCGCCGATCGGCGACGAGGCGGCCCAGTTCCAGGCGCTCGCGGCCGAGTACGCCGGTGGAGGTGACTCGCCGATCACCAACGCGCTGGCGGTGGCGGAGAAGCTCAAGGCGGAGGGCACCTACACCGACGGCGAGCCGCCCAACCAGCAGTACCCTGCCGGCCACTCGCTGCGTCGTCTCGCCGACTTCACCGCCAAGGGCGGCCAGCTCGCCGGCAACGACGAGCAGTACGCCGCTCTGATGGCCGTCCTGGCCAACCAGGTCGGTGTGCCGGCCCGGGTGGTCCTGGGCGCGGTCGTCGGCTCCGACGGCGTCGTCCAGGGCAAGGACATGCACGCCTGGGTCGAGCTGCGGATGTCGGACGGGTCCTGGGCGACCCTGGACTGGTCCGAGTTCATGAACACCGAGAAGCCGCCCGAGCAGAACGCCCCTCAGCCCGAGGAGCTCGTCACCGGCAAGGTGGTCCCGCCGCCGGCGCCGGTGCGCCCGCCCGCGACCTCCGGCGACCCGCTGGACGAGTCGGTGAACCAGAAGGCCAACTCGCGTCCCGACGGGTTCACGCTGCCGGGATGGCTGATCGCCGTCTTCACGTACGTCGGTATCCCGCTGTTGCTCATCGCGGCCGTGTGCGGGGCGATCATCGGCGCCAAGATCTGGCGCCGACATCGCCGGCGCACGCGCGGCACCCCGGTCGCCCGTCTCTCCGGTGGCTGGCGAGAGACCATCGACCATGCCCGTGACTTCGGGGTGGGGGTGCCGGTCGGGGCGACCCGCCGTGAGCAGGCGTCCGTGCTGGCCACCTCGCCGGGCCTGGACGGTGCGCCGGGGCTGGCGCTGCTCACCGACAACACCATGTTCGGCGAGGCCGGACCGGACGATGCCGAGGTGGCCGCGTTCTGGGAGCAGGTCGGGACGCTTCGCTCCTCGGTCTCCGAGTCGCGCACCAGGTGGCAGCGCATCCGGGCCGCGATCAACCCGCTCTCGTTGTTGCCCGCTCGGCTGTGGCGCAAGCGCTGA
- a CDS encoding FAD-dependent oxidoreductase, which yields MEHNSVWLATAERPGFASLDTSRDADLSVDVAVVGGGIVGLTTALLAQRRGMQVAVLEAATVGDGTTGYTTGKVTAQHGLIYADLVKRLGDDSARRYADAMRAGVEKVADLVSELEIGCDLTRAPAVAYTRSPEQRSRIEDEAEAAARLGLPARVTDRTDLPFDVEAAVVFDNQLHFHPGRYMAGLAAAFTAAGGLIFEDARVTAIDEQRDRTVELATSAATVVAKQVVVATLLPPGLLGGFFARTRPSRSYGLAARLRGPAPTSMAIGLDAPTYSTRPWLDPGPNGLIVVGNGHETGAEPDTQAMYADLEIWARATFDVEAIDYRWSAQDYTTPDRVPYVGRSPGNELVLVATGFQKWGLSSGTAAAMMLADLLAGTDNPWLPVFDAARIGDARAVARLIKDNLKVGQELIAGRRHDPEVRSLSDLRPGEGGLVDVGGHTVGGYRDPVGAVHTVSARCSHLGCPLHWNAAETSWDCTCHGSRFSPDGSVLDGPAVRPLVRPSTTDRSGVDLDPT from the coding sequence ATGGAGCACAACAGCGTGTGGCTGGCCACGGCCGAGAGGCCCGGCTTCGCCAGCCTGGACACCAGTCGCGACGCCGACCTCTCGGTCGACGTCGCGGTGGTGGGTGGTGGCATCGTCGGTCTGACGACCGCGCTGCTCGCCCAGCGGCGCGGCATGCAGGTCGCCGTGCTGGAGGCGGCGACCGTGGGTGACGGCACCACGGGATACACCACCGGGAAGGTGACCGCACAGCATGGCCTGATCTACGCCGACCTGGTCAAACGGCTCGGCGACGACAGCGCTCGCCGGTACGCCGACGCGATGCGGGCAGGGGTGGAGAAGGTCGCCGACCTCGTCTCGGAGCTGGAGATCGGATGTGACCTCACCCGCGCTCCGGCGGTGGCCTACACCCGGTCGCCGGAACAACGATCCCGGATCGAGGACGAGGCCGAGGCAGCTGCTCGACTCGGACTGCCGGCACGGGTGACCGACCGCACCGATCTGCCTTTCGATGTCGAGGCCGCGGTCGTGTTCGACAACCAGCTCCACTTCCATCCCGGCAGGTACATGGCGGGTCTCGCCGCCGCGTTCACCGCGGCCGGAGGACTGATATTCGAGGATGCCCGGGTCACGGCCATCGACGAGCAGCGCGACCGAACCGTCGAGCTCGCCACGTCCGCCGCGACCGTGGTGGCGAAACAGGTCGTCGTCGCCACGCTGCTGCCGCCCGGACTGCTCGGCGGATTCTTCGCGCGGACGAGGCCGTCCCGCTCCTACGGGTTGGCTGCCCGCCTACGCGGCCCGGCACCGACCAGCATGGCGATCGGTCTCGACGCGCCCACCTACTCGACACGGCCGTGGCTGGACCCCGGCCCGAACGGCCTGATCGTGGTCGGCAACGGCCACGAGACCGGTGCCGAGCCCGACACCCAGGCGATGTACGCGGACCTCGAGATCTGGGCCCGGGCCACCTTCGACGTCGAGGCGATCGACTACCGCTGGTCGGCCCAGGACTACACCACCCCGGACCGAGTGCCGTACGTCGGCCGCTCGCCGGGGAACGAACTGGTTCTCGTGGCCACCGGCTTCCAGAAGTGGGGCCTGAGCAGCGGGACCGCGGCCGCGATGATGCTGGCCGATCTTCTTGCCGGCACCGACAATCCGTGGCTGCCCGTCTTCGACGCCGCCCGAATCGGCGACGCCCGGGCCGTCGCCCGACTCATCAAGGACAATCTGAAGGTCGGCCAGGAGCTCATCGCAGGCCGTCGCCACGACCCCGAGGTCCGCTCGCTCTCCGACCTGCGGCCGGGCGAAGGCGGACTCGTCGATGTCGGCGGCCACACGGTCGGCGGCTACCGCGACCCGGTGGGCGCGGTGCACACCGTGAGTGCCAGGTGCAGCCATCTCGGCTGTCCGTTGCACTGGAACGCCGCCGAGACCAGCTGGGACTGCACCTGCCATGGCTCCCGGTTCTCCCCCGACGGCTCCGTTCTCGACGGTCCCGCCGTCAGGCCGCTCGTACGACCGTCGACGACGGACCGGAGCGGGGTCGACCTCGACCCGACCTGA
- a CDS encoding DUF4383 domain-containing protein, translating to MTATPLQTAATVVGGTFLLVGVLGFIPGVTTDYDSMTFAGHESEAQLLGIFQVSILHNIVHLLFGVAGLLLARTWNGARGFLIGGGAVYLVLWIYGLAIDHQSAANFVPINDADNWLHLILGAGMVVLGLALGRTPHSGSHIAP from the coding sequence CTGCAGACGGCCGCGACGGTCGTGGGCGGCACCTTTCTGCTCGTCGGAGTGCTCGGGTTCATCCCCGGTGTCACCACCGACTACGACTCGATGACCTTCGCCGGCCACGAGTCCGAAGCCCAGCTCCTCGGCATCTTCCAGGTGTCGATCCTGCACAACATCGTGCATCTGCTGTTCGGAGTCGCCGGCCTCCTGCTCGCCAGGACCTGGAACGGAGCCCGCGGCTTTCTGATCGGCGGCGGCGCGGTCTACCTGGTCCTGTGGATCTACGGCCTGGCCATCGACCACCAGAGCGCCGCGAACTTCGTGCCGATCAACGATGCCGACAACTGGCTCCACCTGATCCTCGGTGCCGGCATGGTCGTGCTCGGATTGGCACTGGGACGTACGCCGCACTCCGGGAGCCACATCGCACCCTGA